CCCAGAGGGCGGCGAGGATGCCGGCGAGCGGCAGGCAGATCCAGAACGACCAGCCGAAATTGGTGGCGAGCAGCGCGTAGGAATAAGCGCCGACCGCGTAGAAAGCGACATAGCCGAGATCGAGCAGGCCCGCGAGCCCGACCACGACGTTCAGGCCCCAGCCCAGCATCACATAGGTGAGCACGAGGATTGCGAGGTCGAGAATGTAGCGCTGGTCGTAGAAGATAACCGGCACCAGCAGCGTGAAGATGAGCAGCGCCGGCGCCACCAAACGGCCCGCGAACGCGAGGCCGCGCTGCACGGCCGGCGGCACCAGCTTCTCGGTCCCCACCGGCCCGAGCCATTGCCGCAGCAATTCGATGAAGATGGAGCCGCCGAATACGATGGCGACGAGGGAGGCGAGCTCGCCGAAGCGCCCCCAATAAGTCAGTTGCCCAGTGGGACCGGCCTCGGTGCGGATGCCGACCATCAGCGAGAACAGCACCAGCGCGACGAGAGCGTTGAAGAAAGCCTTTTTCAGGATGACGGAGATGCCCGCGGTGCGATTGGCTTTGGTGGTTTCGTGCGAGAGGACTGTCACGCGCGGCTCGTCAGACTTTTTCGACTTCGGGACGACCGAGCAGGCCGGTCGGCATGAAGATCAGAACGATGATCAGGATTGAGAACGCGGCGACGTCCTTGTACTCAACCGAGAAATAGGCCGACCACAGCGTCTCGATCAGGCCGATAGCGAGCCCGCCGAGCATCGCGCCGGGCAGCGAGCCGATGCCGCCGAGGACCGCGGCCGTAAAGGCCTTGATGCCGGCGACGAAGCCCATGTTGAAATCGACCTGGCCGTAATAGAGCAGGTACATCAGGCCCGCGACGGCGGCGAGCGCCGCGCCGATCACGAAGGTCATTGAGATGGTACGATCGACGTCGACGCCGAGCAGCGCCGCCATGGTCTGGTCCTGCTCGCAGGCGCGCATGTCGCGCCCGAGCCGCGTGCGCAGGACGAGCCAGTTGAAGATCAGCAGCAGCACGATCGTGGTGATGACGACCACGATCTGGATGTTGGAGAGCTGGATCACGAAGCCGTCGGGGCTTTCATGCAGCGTGTAGCCGCCGGTGATGAGGGGCGGGATCGGCTTGACGCGCGCGCCCTGTGCCACCTGCGAGTAGTTGGTCAGCACGAAGGACATGCCGATCGCCGACAGCATCGGGGCAAGCCGGAAGGAGTGGCGCAGCGGCCGGTAGGCGATGCGCTCGATGCTCCAGCCATAGAGCGCAGTGATCGCCATCGCGACCAGCAGCACGATCAAGAGGATCACGGGCACCGTGGTCAGGCCGATCGAGACCAGGATCAGGAAGGTGATCAGGGCGATGAAGCCGCCGATCATGAAGATGTCGCCATGGGCGAAGTTGATCATGCCGACGATGCCGTAGACCATCGTATAGCCGATCGCGATCAAGCCGTAGATCGAGCCGAGCACGAGACCGTTGATGAGCTGCTGGGCGAAATAGTCGAACTGGTCCATGGGCTGCCGTTACCAAACCTGACGCGGCTCAAAGGGAGCTCTTCGAGAGAGTGATAAGTTTCTTCTCGGGCCCCGGCAGCCCTTGAGCGTTCTAACGGTTTTGTAACAGGAGGGAACTGGTGGCTGCAACTGGCCATGCCTTGGCATAAAGGCTTGTACAGAGATCATTTCGGCTATGGATTCATATCCCAATTCCCGCAACCGCGAGGAACCCGGTTCCGCACAGCAACCAAATCGGCTGCCGGTTGTTACCTCGGACCGCGTCCAACAAGGGAGTTTCCCCATGCCGAAGCAGCAGAACCAGAATCCGGGCCAGCAAAACCAGAGCCCCGGCCAGCAGCGCCCAGGGCAGCAGCAGGGCGGCGGGCAAAAACCCGGACAGCAGCAGCAGAACGACCCGATGCGCCAGGGCGATAAGCCCGGCCAGCAGCAGGGTGGCCAGCACGGTCAGGACAAGTAGGGAGCCCGAGCACCAAGGGTTGTGAAGTGAGGCTGGCCCCGGCGAAAGGCGGGGCCTTTTTCATTGGATGAACCGGCCAGCCGGGCGATTAAGGTAAACAAATGGTTTAAATTGCCGCCACAGTCCGATGCGAGTTAGCTCCCGGCAAAGCCTTCCGTCGAAGGCGCGGGTAGCAGGCGAAGCGGGAAGCGGCATGTTCAAGAATTGGCGGATCGGCTCGGTCAACGGCGCGCTGCTGGCGGCCTATTTCATTCCGGCCTGGACGATGGTCGCCTTCGACATCATGATGGCGCCGGTGCACGGCCTCTATGAGCGGCCGAGCGTTGCGGTGGCGCTCTTCCTCAGCGATCAGCTTCAGATGTCTGGCATGAGCACCGTGCGCGCCGCCTGGCTGCTGGCGCTCGGGCGCGTGACCGTGGTGGCGTTCTTCGCGATCTATCTCGCGCTGCTTGCCATTCCGCGCACCCGCAAGAGCGGCGCGAGCGACGAGGCGCTCGGCATTGCGCTGGCCATCGGCAGCCTGATCTCGTTTG
This portion of the Bradyrhizobium diazoefficiens genome encodes:
- a CDS encoding ABC transporter permease subunit — translated: MDQFDYFAQQLINGLVLGSIYGLIAIGYTMVYGIVGMINFAHGDIFMIGGFIALITFLILVSIGLTTVPVILLIVLLVAMAITALYGWSIERIAYRPLRHSFRLAPMLSAIGMSFVLTNYSQVAQGARVKPIPPLITGGYTLHESPDGFVIQLSNIQIVVVITTIVLLLIFNWLVLRTRLGRDMRACEQDQTMAALLGVDVDRTISMTFVIGAALAAVAGLMYLLYYGQVDFNMGFVAGIKAFTAAVLGGIGSLPGAMLGGLAIGLIETLWSAYFSVEYKDVAAFSILIIVLIFMPTGLLGRPEVEKV